From Daucus carota subsp. sativus chromosome 6, DH1 v3.0, whole genome shotgun sequence:
TTATAATGCTATGATTCCTGGTCAAAATATTCGAAAACCTAAGAAACGCACTGCACTTCATATACTTGTCAGCAATTTTATAGAAGGTGCCTTTAATTATTACGATATAATAGACAGTGGGTTCTTGTGCTATGTAATTAGGCCCGTCGCTAATTGACCCGTGTCGAGTCCAGTTagtgtgatatatatatttgttctttTTCATAACTTGATTGGATTCAAATTAGGACTAGGGTACTTATGCAAGGTTtaagttttagttttatttatgtgtAGGTGATGTATTCGGTTCGCAGTTTGTCTTCTCTGTTTATTAGAAAGGTCTATGCCAACAATATCAGACCGTTTTCCACGACTGCTAAGCGTGGCGGAGGGGAAGAAGAATGGAATGACACTTGGGAATCTGCTTGGCTCCCAGAAGACCTTTCTGCGAAGAACCGAGCTCCATGGGAAACCGACGTCAATTTCTCTATTGATAGTAACGATACTAGCAATTCTTCTTCAGTGATGCTTTCGCCTGAAGTTGATGCAGAGACCAAGGCATTCGTGGAGGACATGACAGATAATTGGGATCAAAGAAGGAGAAGCCCTAAATCACAACAAAAGCAGAAAGAATTCGAGAGTTCGAATTCACTTTATAGTTTGGAGAATGTGAAGAAGGATTACAGGCTGAAGAAACAGAGGATTCATGCTGCGTTATGGGCGAAAGAGATTGATAAGCAGGAAGAAGCCAAGTTGGGAGATTCTATGGGGGGAACTGGTGGAGATGATATTGAGAAGCTGCTTGATAGCTGCTCTGAGTACGTTTTTTTTTTCCCTGCAATATTATGCATTCAACTTCCAAATCTAATTAGGCTGTGACTTGTTGTCTAGTGATTCTGTCCGGTGTCTGTCACATGTGCTTGCTTTATTAAATTCTTGAAATGGTGTATGGTTAGATATCATGTTTAGTCTATCTTTATTGTCTGCAACAGGAAGAGTTGATCAAATTAGGAAGCATATATGATCAAATTGTAGGAAAGAACATTTGAACGTTAATAAGGTTTTTTTAATGGGCGATTCTTGATGTGATAGTGTTAAGTTATAACAAAGTAATATTGTCGACAGCATTTTTTTATGGGAGATTTTGATGTCACTCTGTGTATAGGATTTTCGACTTCGCAAACACTGATCTGAGCAACTCAAAGACACCGGGTTTAAATGATATTAAAAGTAACCCCGATGGCTGGGAAACAACATCTAAAGCTCAAGATGGGAATATTTGGGAGATGTCGCAGAGGGAAGAAGACATTTTGCTCCAAGAATTCGAACGCCGGATTGCGTTCAGTAAATTCCAGGTAATTCTTTCTCATGGACGATCACTTGCGTACTGTGCTGATTAGTAAGATCTCAGTTAAAACTGCACTCTGTCCATGAGATATGCAGATTTCAGCTATATCACATGTTAAGACGACTCCCGTAGTCTAATATATTCCAGCTTCTCTTTAAGATGTTGCAACATTGCGACCTGATTTTGTGTTAATGTTGAGACAGACTGTTTATTGCTCCATTTATTGACCACTTTTTAACGCAATTGCCGTAATGACTTTATTCCTGCTAGCATTATTGGCTTGATCAGTAATTGGGATGAGGGTAACTGTAACTGTGAACCTAACAAGTGTCTAACTAATTGTAAACTAGAAAGTGTAATTTGATGGTCCTCCAGCAGAACCTTAGTTAAATGCTTCCATTGTAATCATGActgttttttttgaaagatgTTTGGAGTAAAATAGTTATGTTAGTTCCTCACTTCATTGTGTATATTGTTCAGAATTCTATGTGGTGCATAAGATTTAAActtgttattatttttcattttggttgattaaatatcaatatatgCTTAAAATTTTGACATAAATCTAGTGTTGGCTGTTTCTTATCAAGATATTTCTTAGCATCAACTTTTGACTACCATATGATGACTCTGATCTTGCTTGTTCTATATATGTTGGCCTATCAGATAGCAAGTTTTATCAAAACTCACATATTCAGCCGAAGGAGGCCTATTGATGGGTGGAAATACATGATAGAGGAACTGGGACCAAATGCAAAAAAAGGAAGAGGCAGTGTTTCCAGGTTGCCTAGTCTGTCTGATCCGTCAACCCAACCTTTCAAAGAAGAGAAGGCGCCGATTTCAGCTGCTATCCCATCCCATAGAGGGAGGTAGTTTTATACTTCCTAATGTCAGGGTTTGTTTCTTATTTCCAAGAGaacatttaattataatagaAATGTAACTGCTTTGGTTGGCGAGTGTGGCCATTATCAGCAGAAtttgatttatcaaattaaCCTGTATGTATAGCTTCCTCCCATTCTCATGCTTACAGACTTGTAGCGGCTGCAAATCCATAAAGTCGACTGTGTGTTTGGAGATCTTTATGCTCAGGAGTTGCTCATTGCCCCTGGACCAACTGCAAGCGTCTTTTGGTCTTGGATGTTTGTAAACGAGTAGGTCTGGGTAAAAAGTGAATGTCCAAGTTAAGCGTGTAACTTATATTGTTCTTCTGGTGAAACAAACATAACTTGGTCTACAtgctaaactcctgtatagctGTGAACTTAGAGTGTTCGAATAATTGCTATCTGCACTTTTTGTCGGTGCTTTAtacatatttgattttatattcttCACCCTGCTCCAATTGGCCTTCTAAATTTTGTCATGaagaaaaaattcaaattttcttaAATGGTACGACATTGTCAAACTAATTGGGAATCCCATGGCTATTTATGTCAAAATCCCTAGCCACTAAATAATTTGTTCTATTATCTATTGTCAAATTAATTACGACCCAGTTGCCATGTTTAATCTGGAAAGAGTGTTGACATATATTTCAGATGCTCTGGCATTACTTCTATCATGTATCATAATTCATACCATATTCAATAGTATTTAGATTATGTCCTTTAATGCTGATGAAACATTAACACAAAACAAACTGCAACTTGAGGAAATGGAACCTAGGACTTCAAATTATCATATGCTTATGTACCATTCAGTTTTTGTATTTCCGCCATTTGGAAGACTCTGGGGCTAATAAACCCACCTATAAATGACTGCAAAGAGTTTAGAAAATTGTTCATGGGAATTTTAAAATGGTATAGTAAGGTTCAGTAAAAATTTTGTTACAAGAGCAGGGAGGATGgggtaaaattaatttaataagtaCAAATATTGTGTTAAGATTGTTTTAATTTCATGAAACACGTGTTCTAAGAAACTCAACCCTGCTGCAACAAATTGCGAAACAAAATCAATTCAATAAAACTATGTAGGCACAAAACTGGAGTACCGGAAATTAATTGATAACAGAGCATACTAACATTGATAATGGAAACAAAAGTAATCTCCTGTAAGCAaaagttcaaaattttattgtaaTCTACAAATGTATACCACAATATTATTGGTCAAATAATTTTTGCATTTCCATAAAAACAGATTAGTAATACTTTTACCCTGCACTAAACAAGAGTGACACTTCATCTCAAACTTCGATCTGGTTGAGGGAACCATCGATATAGCACGTAGTATTTTGTCTTGATGATTAATGCAACCAGGGCATAGCAAGGTAGATGCATCAATGCTACAGCTAGATACCTGCACAGTTTTACAAATTCGGAAGTGCATTTTAAGCAACAGCtagaatttataaaaagattacAGATAACAGAAGTAAAATCAGAAGGGCAAACTGAATAACGGGCCTAAGTTTatgcaaatatattttgtatgaaGAATGTGCGCTTAAACAACACATCTTAGTCCATGTTGGGTACTTCTATTTGTGTCGCCTACTggctaagagcatcttcaacgcAAAACCTCTTACCTAAAAGTCTATGTGGCAAGCTATAATAAAAACTATAGAGAATCTATAAACATGTCACGACTCCCACAAGACATTAGTACAACACCCTACCGGTTCAGCAAAATTTAGCTAATCATTGTTTATATTAACTTAGCCATTGGAGATGTTCTTATAGAAATAAAATTGTCTCTAACTCAGTGAAAGTACTAATAAACAATAATGTAATTTACTAAAGTGATAAAAGAAGTAATTAGTAGTGAAAATTCAGTCGcttacataaatattataacttcgggaaaaaaaattcttcttcactctttttttttttaataaatcaaagaATAAACAAACAAATGATCAAGTACCATGATATCTTTTCTTATCACctcttttatatataacatCTTTGAGAAGTTTTCTATTAATCTTTCTCACATATATAAAAAGCAGAATCACAGTGAAAAATCTATCCCAAGTCTACTGATAAGTTTCCTTTATTTTCTCCAATATCTATCCCCAGCTAATATTCTCTCCCCACTAATACGGAAATCATGAAAAACACAAATTAaatgtatattattaaaacctgttttttactactatttttaaatactaattATCAGTTctgccaaaaaaataaatactaattatGAGTAAATAATTAGTTATCTTATCACAGTAACCAACATTTGTCAGTGGATTTAGTAAATCAGTCCTGAATATTTTTAGTAATCCAGTTACAACAACCAGTTCTCCAAAGGTCTTAGGAGAAGTGTAGGCAGGGGCGGAACAGTGTAACCTGGTGTCTCACGTGACAgaccattatttttttaaaaaaataaaaatttatatgtatgtgcaGTATGTCTCATGTCTGTGCGCACAGCCTAGTTTTCTGTCGTTCAGTGCTTCTGTTAGGCTCCGGTGCTCCTGCTCTCCAAACTTCACACATTCATCTTCTAAATTTAGAAACCTATCTATTCACCTTTCAAACTCAACACATTACACAAACATcttttaaattgtcttgctaatttttgggtttctcaaatttgaaaaaatatgcaATTTGGCAAAGAAAAAGTTGAGCTTACAAGGTGTTTGTGAAAATGTCGCAggaattaattgataaaattcattatttttcttgCTTGTTGAGTGGTGATGGAAAATGTCGAATACACAGGATATATCAAGTTTGTGACACACAATATATAAAATCCTGTATCCGCCACTGAGTGTAGGTGTTAAGGAAAGTACAGTTCCCCTCACTAGAGAGCCAATTTTCGGATTTTTGGCCATCTTTGGGGGAATTATAtgcctaagagcatctccagcagattaGCTATACCATGTCCTAAGCTAAAATTTTAAGGAATATGGACAAAAATTCACTCCAACAGAATCCCTACTCATTCCCTAAACTTTAGGATCCACTTTTCATTCCTCATAGATAGGTAACCCCTGACTCATTCCTcatttgttttttaatgattaaatatccaACTTCCACTTTTCGGACACTCTTtcccatatttttcttattatttttttgttaaaagaatttgaatttaatactataataatgATAGGGAACACAAATAGGGATTATTGTTGAAGTTGTCAATCAATATAGGATccctattttttaatatttgaattgtttattatatatttagggaatcTAGTTGGgacactgctggagatgctctcacATAATAGATATGAGAATTTAGAGGGTGGCAAAGAGTCGAACTCGGGACGGCCAACTGAACTCTGGTACCACTTGAAGTTGCTGGTTCTCCTAACACCTCAAGGGTTAGGAAAATGGcttattattatattctaaaGGATTGTAACACTTTCCATGAATTAAAATAATGTTTCTTGGAAATCTCCGCTCGATTATTGTCCTATTCCGCTCGATTATTGCGCCCTTTTCTTTAGGGCCACAGCAATTCGAGTGAGCATAGTTCTACCTTAGTGTAAAATCACCAGGCTCATAATACTGTACTCAACATTTCcattatcaattaatttatataatagttACGACTTACGATACGTAATAAACCAGTTTTACAACACCTCACTATTGCATTCTGACTGTGACAGAGGATTAGTGATTGGTTTTTTTGTTTCCTTCATAAAGATAAGATATTTGGTATAGAGTGGCTTACCATAGAGGAGCAGATGGGAATGATAAGTCCAGAAATGGGTAAGGCCACCTACAACAAGGATATTAGGCTAATCAgataattttatcattaaacTGCCATGTATTTACCGTCTTTTTTTCAAAGTTGCTCAGAGCTTAACAAAGGAAGTAGAATAAATCCATACCACAAAGATACAGATGCATGCACAATCCACTCAAAGATGACGTAAACACCAGTCAGCAAGATGAAGTATGATATCCGGAACCAAGGAAACCGCTGAAAGGAGGATTACATAGTTACTGGCAGAAAGATGATTTTATAGGACTGACAAAAGATTTCAATTTTTAAGAAGGAACTATGAATTTCAAACAAGGCTTACCAACCCATTTAAAGTTGTCTCACCAAAGAGCAAGATGGCGTTAAGTGAATGTTCCATTACTGTGAACTGTCATAAAAAAGGAAATACTATGTTAAAAGGAACTTGCAGAAGATCTTTCAACCAACAAAATCTCAAGAAATAAGTGAAGCACgattattaagtaattgcttGATATATAAAAAGCATATAAACGAGTAATAGACAGTGGCTCAGAAGTCATGAATAGTAGAAAGCTACATACACTAAGGGCAttcctataaaaattatatttaagtgGCTGTGTACATGCAGGTATGCCATGCGAATGTATCGTCTAGGATGATTGGAAGCAACTGCGAAAAAGACATGTTAAGCATAGCCACCCAGTGCCCCCATCCCCCCCAACccctgaaaaaataaaataaaagaactaTTACTATATCAAAATTATGGAAAATGGATAGGCTGGTAAAAGACATGTTTTCATAGTACGGAGTAAAAAGAACAGGAAAGATGAGCCTGACTGACATGTTGTACAAGGAACCCAAGGGCCTAAATAATCATTTTGGACAGATGAATGGAGTTGTGATGTGATCATCAACAAATCTGGattctatttaatatatcatgaaAAAGAAATCTTCAATAATAATGTCGCAGTTCAGAAAAAACTAGTTCTCTAAACTTGTATAAATCGATGGCTTATTAGATATCCCAGTACTATTCAAAGCTTAAAACAAGTGCATATGAAGATGATAGCAATTACTacaagaataaatataattatggcTTATATTTGTCTTGGAAACATGCAGTTTCACATAGCATATAGTActagttaatattttttatctttaCTCATTTAGAAACGACATAAAAACAATGAAACTTGTCGTTTCTCTGTTAATTTAATGACCGGCTCTTGTTTACTCACACTTAACCATCTAATGCAACTATAAATTTGACTCTCCCATTGCGAATTCCATTTATAGTCGAAGACAAGTATACCAGCAGAAAAAACGAGTCCTAGTCATGAATTTGTTCACAGTTCACACCAAGGAATTGTATATAAAACAAACATtgagaaaaatatgaaatatgaacCCATGAATATCCGTTTATGACATATAGGGTACAAGGCATCTTGTTGCGGATAGTACAGTATGATAATCCAAAACAATAGTTAAGAAATCAAATTGAAAGATGGCGGTGGGCGGAGGTTATGATATTTGTCACCAGGTAACATTACATAGTACAAACAGAACCAAATATGAGTAAAGAAACGGACAAGATATAAGGAGCCATGAAAACTTAcgaaattaaaatcataatctTTGATGGTAAGGAATGGGAAAATTACGCACCAATAAAGACAGTCTGTAAGTACTACCGCACCAGCAGTCATCTGCTTAGAAATAGATAACACAAGGGAAATAACTGAGTAACATGCAAGATTCAATGGAACCAGGTGGGAAGCATTAAAAAATCTCGACATTATTATATATCCAGTGACTCGTATTTCCATTGCCAATGTTGGGCTGTTTGTTTTTCCAACACCAAATTTTACGCATCATTATAGATCAGTATCTTTCAAAGGATCACAATCTcaatattcatataattatcCTTATTCAGTAGATAAAATGTTAATTTAACAAGTGTGGATGAAATAATATATGTCCAACATGAAGCAAAATGTTTTACATTGTCTTGTGTGTCAGTGAGAAAATTTATTGCAAAGAACATCAGGATGAGAAGTTCCCACACAATATAAATTGACTCAGGATGGAGAAAAGAATagaacacacatacatataatttGTGTTGACAGGAACTGTATAATACATataggctgtgttcacttggatggaatggaatgaggggagaatggaatgaaaaattatatataagttttaCGAAGAAAGAATAAAGTGTGAGATAAtcactaaatatgaatgagtttaaatttcttgtgataaagattgtaaggaaacatgatgtagaaatggaatgagcattcctttcaaaacatgtgggttacaattctagttaaaatagtagcaatggaatgattgaaggaatgaaaattatagacaTATTTTCTAACCAACACCATGTTAGAGTacacaaataattttattctccctccattccattccatccaagtgaacacaaccatAGTTCTGGATTATGATAGTCCCTCGTAATTGTCCTTGGCATCTTAAGAAAATTCCTCAGGGCTTGTTTGACGGTTCTTTCCTTTGTCATTTACACTCCTGGGAAAAACTCAACCTTCTCTCTTTGAAATGGCCCCTGGATTTATCATCCCCCCCCTCATGCATTCTCTGGATTCTCAGGTGATTTCAGCTTGTAACTCGACTCAAAGTGCTCCTTCATCGAGTTATAACTGGAAATCAATGGTATTTACCTCCTTCCAGTCATGCTGCCATGACTGAGCTGAGACACCTGCTCTCATCAATCAATATT
This genomic window contains:
- the LOC108225051 gene encoding protein GAMETE CELL DEFECTIVE 1, mitochondrial, whose amino-acid sequence is MYSVRSLSSLFIRKVYANNIRPFSTTAKRGGGEEEWNDTWESAWLPEDLSAKNRAPWETDVNFSIDSNDTSNSSSVMLSPEVDAETKAFVEDMTDNWDQRRRSPKSQQKQKEFESSNSLYSLENVKKDYRLKKQRIHAALWAKEIDKQEEAKLGDSMGGTGGDDIEKLLDSCSEIFDFANTDLSNSKTPGLNDIKSNPDGWETTSKAQDGNIWEMSQREEDILLQEFERRIAFSKFQIASFIKTHIFSRRRPIDGWKYMIEELGPNAKKGRGSVSRLPSLSDPSTQPFKEEKAPISAAIPSHRGR